One Polypterus senegalus isolate Bchr_013 chromosome 10, ASM1683550v1, whole genome shotgun sequence DNA segment encodes these proteins:
- the LOC120536737 gene encoding tapasin-related protein-like, protein MQWLKIKLLVACVTGFTLSSAVHFFIFPPSLTALVGQMVQFNCILEDGQSCPTPQLLWRHRHSFPNGTEGNERDIRTENQYSILNNLSASILKITAVKPSDAGHFICSGICIGTGLVKLRNESYLTVKAIPKVKIFPPLPANDLQIKTFICSAVGFYPPNITIFWEHSPSVKSTLIKEENHTVLPDGTYSTKSSLEIRSTLWSSRMEITCVVNHSSLTQPLRESIKVDEVDSWYWYWYLLLLLIIPLLILPFLLVKIYKACQKRGEVQLNDHAKDKQEDQLWYASVQPARQMTQDMEDGFSAHSTVRPSTVKRREPPSDNCEETVSYATLAFRHS, encoded by the exons ATGCAGTGGCTTAAAATCAAGCTACTGGTTGCATGTGTTACAg GTTTCACCCTGAGCTCTGcagttcatttctttattttcccaCCATCTCTAACTGCTCTGGTTGGCCAGATGGTTCAGTTCAATTGTATATTGGAAGATGGACAAAGCTGCCCAACTCCCCAATTACTTTGGCGCCACAGACATTCATTTCCAAATGGCACTGAAGGAAATGAAAGAGATATTAGGACTGAAAATCAGTACTCTATTTTAAATAATCTGTCGGCTAGCATTCTGAAAATTACAGCGGTGAAGCCCTCTGATGCTGGACACTTCATCTGTTCTGGGATTTGTATTGGAACAGGACTTGTGAAATTACGAAATGAGTCCTACCTCACTGTCAAAG CCATTCCTAAGGTCAAGATTTTTCCTCCATTGCCAGCTAATGATCTGCAGATAAAGACTTTCATATGCAGTGCTGTGGGTTTTTACCCTCCTAATATTACCATCTTTTGGGAACATTCTCCATCTGTCAAGTCTACCTTGATCAAGGAAGAAAATCACACAGTCCTTCCAGATGGCACCTATAGCACCAAGTCCTCCCTTGAGATCAGATCCACATTGTGGAGTTCAAGGATGGAGATCACGTGTGTGGTGAACCACAGCTCTCTAACACAGCCACTTAGAGAAAGCATTAAAGTAGATG aggTGGATTCATGGTATTGGTATTGGTATCTGCTTTTACTTCTTATCATTCCCCTTCTTATTTTACCATTTCTGCTGGTGAAAATCTATAAGGCATGTCAGAAAAGAG GAGAAGTGCAGCTCAATGACCATGCAAAGGACAAACAG GAGGATCAATTATGGTATGCTTCAGTACAACCAGCGAGACAAATGACGCAAGACATGGAAGATGGGTTTTCTGCACATAGCACAGTCAGACCATCAACTGTAAAGAGGCGAGAACCACCTTCAGACAACTGTGAGGAAACTGTGAGCTATGCCACCTTAGCCTTCAGACACTCATAA